In the genome of Terriglobales bacterium, one region contains:
- a CDS encoding DNA starvation/stationary phase protection protein, whose protein sequence is MSKKQSDAKPAATISAQPHLHQRAGEIQRYGTVNHALPLGLEEPVRLEMTEQLNQLLADTMTLRDLYKKSHWQVAGPTFYQLHLLFDKHYDEQVELVDGIAERIQLLGGVSLAMAADVAETTQITRPPRGREEVPVQLSRLLEAHRIIISECRKLASTASELGDDGTNDLVISDVLRTNELQVWFLSEHLVNMPLVEAKPAAAGAA, encoded by the coding sequence ATGTCTAAGAAACAAAGCGACGCCAAACCTGCGGCCACCATCAGCGCCCAACCCCACCTCCACCAACGCGCAGGCGAGATCCAGCGGTATGGAACGGTCAATCATGCCCTGCCACTCGGCCTGGAGGAGCCGGTCCGCTTGGAGATGACAGAACAGCTCAACCAGCTCTTGGCCGACACCATGACCTTACGTGACCTCTACAAGAAAAGTCACTGGCAGGTCGCCGGTCCGACCTTCTATCAGCTGCATCTGCTCTTCGATAAACACTATGACGAGCAAGTGGAACTCGTGGACGGCATCGCGGAACGCATCCAGCTACTGGGTGGCGTGAGCCTGGCGATGGCGGCCGATGTGGCAGAAACCACCCAGATCACACGTCCACCTCGTGGACGGGAAGAGGTTCCCGTCCAACTGTCTCGCTTGCTGGAAGCCCATCGAATCATCATCAGCGAGTGCAGGAAGTTAGCCAGCACCGCTTCTGAGCTCGGTGACGATGGTACGAACGATCTGGTGATCAGCGACGTGCTTCGCACTAACGAGCTTCAGGTCTGGTTCCTGAGCGAACACCTCGTCAACATGCCGCTTGTCGAAGCGAAGCCCGCAGCCGCCGGCGCAGCCTAG
- a CDS encoding alpha/beta hydrolase → MIIDLRAPLGLGKGLGGRGSTNTRRRREIMRSRSCSLLARALILLITLFSTAGAATTIDSRTAVVNGLKLHYVTAGHGPVVILLHGYTQTSRMWRPIMPRLAEKFTVIAPDLPGIGDSDIPASGLDMKSAAMTIHGLVKSLGVTKARVVGHDIGLMVAYAYAAQFPSETEKLAVLDAFLPGIGDWETYYNDPNMWHFRFNGPTPEALVKGRERIYFDHFWNDFAADKNHSLSESDRQAYTAAYSRPGRMRAGWAYFVSFQQAAKDFAEFAKTQLPMQVLSICGEKASADFLGRQMKLVAPDATVIVLKNTGHWVLEEDPNETIEALMKFL, encoded by the coding sequence TTGATCATCGACCTCCGCGCCCCGCTTGGTCTCGGCAAGGGGCTAGGCGGGCGCGGGTCGACAAACACCCGTCGTCGGAGGGAAATCATGAGGAGCCGAAGTTGCAGCCTGCTCGCGCGCGCGCTCATCTTGTTGATCACTTTGTTCTCGACCGCCGGTGCTGCGACCACTATCGATTCCCGCACCGCCGTCGTCAATGGCCTGAAGTTGCATTACGTCACTGCTGGCCACGGGCCGGTGGTCATCCTTCTGCACGGGTACACTCAGACTTCGCGCATGTGGAGACCGATCATGCCGCGACTGGCGGAAAAGTTCACGGTAATTGCACCCGACCTCCCGGGTATCGGCGATTCGGATATCCCGGCAAGTGGCCTCGACATGAAAAGCGCAGCAATGACGATCCATGGCCTCGTCAAGTCGCTCGGCGTAACCAAGGCTCGCGTGGTCGGCCACGATATTGGCCTGATGGTCGCTTATGCTTATGCCGCCCAGTTCCCATCCGAGACAGAGAAGCTGGCGGTCCTCGATGCCTTTCTTCCCGGTATCGGGGATTGGGAAACCTACTACAACGATCCGAATATGTGGCATTTCCGCTTCAACGGCCCAACTCCCGAGGCACTGGTGAAAGGACGGGAACGTATCTACTTCGACCACTTCTGGAACGATTTCGCGGCAGATAAGAACCATTCGCTTTCGGAGAGCGACCGCCAGGCCTACACCGCTGCGTACTCGCGTCCGGGCCGAATGCGCGCCGGATGGGCGTACTTCGTTTCCTTCCAGCAGGCAGCGAAAGACTTCGCCGAGTTCGCCAAGACTCAGCTGCCCATGCAGGTCTTATCTATCTGCGGTGAAAAAGCCAGCGCTGATTTTCTCGGGCGGCAAATGAAGCTTGTCGCTCCGGATGCGACCGTTATCGTGCTGAAGAACACCGGCCACTGGGTCCTAGAGGAAGATCCCAATGAGACGATCGAGGCTTTGATGAAGTTCCTATGA